GGTTGTTTTACCGCCGCTCTAATATCATGTATCTTCCTCGTTCAAACAATATTAATTAGAGTTTGATCCATTCATACTGCACGTATGTTTATTAATAGAATAACATAtcactaggttaagatccgcgccttgcgcgaaatgaacattatatatataaactattttatatattatctgcttataacatattatgaataataaatatatattgaatatttaaaagtcattatctactacttatataattaaattggtgcgaatataaataaactttataaatcgaaaaatattttttctatttgatatgatatataattaaatttaaaagacagtaacatatatatgatatattttaatattaatatttattagatgatgcttttttctcatattttttttatcatttgtatctgttatagcaaaaagtctaatTAATGATAACAATTTTTCACTGTGAGATTACTGgcgtatagtttaatttaaaatgatacatatatttatcaaaaaatgttcaagggtaaatttcaaaataagatatttatgtatttttatatggcgtatagtttaatttaaaatgatacatatatttatatatcttttattttgatacttattaaatgagactttcaacttatattatttttaaattatttgtatcatgtcataacaaaagttttaaatcatagatcacaaatttgaatgtgaaacttttaatagttttagtaatttatactcgtttttaaaaattcaaatataatatataaatatttttttaattttaattatatggttactatgattgtttaatttattttaatagcttaaaattaaacaaatataattataatacacacttatttttatcaaatctttattattcaaaatcattaattgtcgtatatactttagccacattaggcaattccgtaatcttatttaaggaaataatgaagaacattaataatgtatttattgtggtttaataaaacttattatatatttagatggaccaacctatttctctaagatttctaagaatcattctagtgatgacacgtggctacaaaaaaatgttgcaatgttgcaatgtttctcaaataatatataggggattttttTCACAACGCAAGAATGTTATGGTTGTACAGACATGCACGGTTTTTATTTTCGATTTGtagtatttaatatttgtgataaatcaacggtttttaattatttataatttgttgGTTATTCATATTGTGGTTGGATACTAAACCAATCAAAATGATATGTTATATACATATTCATGAATTAGTACTTTTTAATTGCATTAACCTTTTttgatgtatttatatataaattaaaacaccAGTTAGTatgtttatgtatattaataaatctatctttccaaaaataaaaatattatatcaagAAAATTCACTTATGTTTTTATAACATAGATAAATATTTCTCTAAGTTTTTTATAAGCcaaataatttttcttctatttttattttgagaaaaatattaactaaaattttatttttgcattCTTATACATATGTGTGAATAATATTAATCCtcaaattatttaacatatatttcaaaaataacttatgtgttttaataaaacatttatattttgtatgtgAAATGATATAATAAAGTACACATATTTAAAGTTTGTATGTCACATTGTAAATAAAtctgtttaattttattgtaaaaattgatttgagaatattcatgttaattttgtttaaagaataatGGTAAGTTTAGTTATAGAATAATCTcgcaaataaattatttatagatagttaattaataattattaagtCACTGTtgtaattgtttaataaatgaATGGTTAGTTTCAAAAGGTATTTCAATTTTAGTAACATAGATATTCTAGTTAtcctttaatttttagtttagatgaataataattttagtaacaaatatttattttatgaaacttaatattagatgtttaaaatattttgcttaatatatatatatatatatattaatgataaaaaagttaaagaatattttggtttaaactccttataaataaactataatattGATTAgtgaatataaattataaaatatataaaaattttatatacttgtaTCTATATTATCTCacttactttttatttaattttttgaataaaattttcaaatttttattcttTCGTCTATAATTGTATGTATCCACCGATAACTACAAACgatagaagaatttttttttttaatttggagcAGAATGAAATGGTTCAAGAaagttttgtaatttttgtaAACGTTAACAACCGCTACTACATGTAAATATTGTGTTTGGTCACgaaaatttgtttaaaacttCTGAACTTTTAAAGATAGCAACTAAACCACAATGACTTTTGGCCAGTGCCGTGCGAAGACTTTTGGGGGCTCGagatgattttaaaaataaatttttacaatatgtaatagaaaatataattttaattgtgATACACCATTTTAATTTGCAATTTAAAAGTAAGGTTAAAATCATAAGTAGAAAACTGGTATTTTTagagaaagttaaaaaaataatttggtattttagaaagataaaataatcatttaaatacaaattataaaaataataaaaataaaagtgataataacaaaatattgaataaAATAATGGTAGATAATGTATACAACATTTTTTTCGTTTAAGAAATGATGatagataaatatttatgttaaacgtattatttattgttttatgaaCTCTTCACCACCAAACtataatgtataaataaaaatacaagcAACTAACTTATGGTAAGGAAAATTGGATAATAATATGTAATAAAAGCAAAACGGAAATCAGATTGTGAGTTGGACCGTATCAGTTCcttaaataattttgtattttagttAACACATATTGAAATTATTTAGAATAAAACCATTTATCGAAAACAAAGTCATATTCAGAATCAACTGAAAATCTATccaaactatatattaataattttatgaaattaggAGCCCTAAAATTGCACATCGGAAACAAAGCCTTTTTCAAACCATGGTAAGCAGGGCTCTGATTTCGATAGTCaaaattaaggttttttttttttttttttttgaacacaatgGTTTCTAGATAGTAAACTTCCACGATTAACATCATCATTTTACATAATTCatgtgaagaaaaagaaaaactaggAAAAAACCTCCCAAtttaatgaatccaaattttcTTCTGTCTAAAATTTACATTTCTATTTATGAAAAAACCTTCCTCAGTCCTCACTGGTTCTGTCAGCTAAAAGGTTAACTTCTCAAAATTGAAAGCCGAAAGAATCAGGACAGTCTGACGTGCGTGTGAATCTTTTAGCCTTTCATACGAAGCTTTATAAGATCATATCGTGGAATATGAACACAAAAGACTTAGATCTTTGCGCGTTTTAGCTGTGAGTAGATATCATTAGCTTCTAGCTCCCTCTTGTGCATAATATTCTTGAATACTCTTTCCTCAGCTTTCATTAaggaatctcttaatctcttcaCATCAGCCAACTTCACAGGCTTCAATAAGAAATCTTCAGCACCTTCTTCAAGACATCTGTATACATAAGCAAATATTAGTGATCTAATTCCATAAAATTCATAGCTTTGGAACAAGAAAATGGCCAGCTCATAACAACAAGCAACTACATGATTAGACTTTAATTTTGGTAAAGATGGTTccttaataataaacaaatgcATGTGAGGTGTCTATCACGAGGATTGGATTTATAAATGACCCTACCAAAGATTATGCAAACAAAATTAAaagcatatattatatttaaaaatttgggGTTATTAACAAACACATCACCGGCAATAGAATCAAATCTCAAGATAAGATCTTGCTTAACTTATGACGGAttattcttttcttattttcggGCCacaagaaacaatttttttaattattacatatTCCTAATATCCTCTTATCAAATCTTTCGAGGACCCACTAAAGTAACACCAAAATCTTTAGCTTTGATCAAAAGTTACAACCACCACCAGTGTTACCCATGATGGTTTAGAGAAACCATATCATATTCATTATCTTACTAATCTGATatgattattaaaataaatttaattaggTCAATGCATATTGCTAAACAGtatctttcaaaaaaaagaaaacttgattccCTAAACAAACCCCCTTTTGAGCATCCCAAAGTAATAAATGCaacaaaatctaataaaattactataaCTGGTTAATCATGGCTATTCTTAGATTAGATGATTCTGAACTTAAAACAAAGACTTAAGGATGGTGATTAAGATAACAGTAGAAGAGAACATACCTATCTATACGAGGCAAGATGTTCTCTGAGGACATAATCACAACCGGTATTTCTCTGAAAGCTGATGATTCCTATAGAATTTCAAAACCCATAAAACAGGTTAGatcaaaaactttttatttttattttccaaatCAACAGAAAAGCTTACTTTGATCTTCTTCAATAGTTCATAACCAGTCATCCCAGGCATAGAGTAATCCGTCATTATCAGATTAATCTTCAGATCCTGacaaatattattcaaaaactTCAATACCAAATTTGAATGGAATCTCAACACTAATTAAGGATCAGTTCAATCAGATTTATTACCTGAAATCCAACAGAACTATTGTCTCCATCTAATCCAAGGTATTGCAAGGCTCTTGTCGCGCTATCGACAACAGTAACTgacaattttcaaaaacaaactgTCAGATTTCGAACATCAAACAGATTCCTCAAGATGAACAGAAACTTCTCCTTCTTACCTTTACAAGAAGATACTCTGAGCAACCGCTCGATGAACTTCCGATCGACGATGCTGTCGTCGACGGCAAGAACGTGAAGAAGCTCCGGCGACGCTAAGGAAGAAGTGTCGTTGGATATGTCCAACATCTCCGGACGCAAAACCTCCGCCATATCAATCAAAGATCGGTAAACGATAGAGATCGAGAGAGGGAATCTGCTTTTGATTTGAGAAGAAAGTGAGAGATTTGATTTTGCAAATGGGATAAGGAGTAAGGATTTATAAGGAAGAGTGGGGAAAAAGAGAGGGAAATATGATAACGAGAGGATTCTGAGAGATCTTTGCATATCTGTGGGATTTTGTCTGTCGATTGCGCGTGgaatattatttgtttactaAAAGTCATAGTATTCAAATTTgtcaaattcaaatataaataaaaggcATTTACAATAAAGTTTTTTGAGGAAAAAAGTAGTCgagtttttaaattatatttataagaataGTCAAATAATATTCTGAGTGGTGAAGAAAAATCATATAGTTCtggaaggaaaaaaaatcatagatcGTATCATGACGATTTCTCTCCAGTATTGTTCAGAATCAGAATCTTCAGATCATGGAAACTTTGATTTTGTATTTGTACATTTTCGATAATTTCGTATATTAATAGAACTTTTCATTTAAACAAAATGtactaaaaatagaaaatgtaataatcggtgaaaaaacatttaataaagAAAACTTCTGATGATGTTTAAGTAGTTTGTAAGCAAGTAGTCCGGTTTTCTTTTTCTGGCTGCCTGTGTTTTTAGCtaaatttcttcttcttcgttgaacagaaaaaaaagaagctaaatcTCTTCTTGAGGATTTTATTATTAGACTGATTATTTGCATTGATTCTAAATACAATCATAACTTTGTCTTAACTAATCAATGATTGATTGAAAGTTTTACTTAAATATAGACTGTTATTTAGTAGATGGTCTTCCAATATCAATTCGAATTTCAAATTCGGCGTTTTTCATTTAACGCTTTTAGAACACTGGTTACAGATTCGTATATCGGGTAATGAATAACCTATGGTATTAAGTCCTTCACGTGTCCGcccatttattttgtaaaactatGTGTGTTATAGGTGCCAAACACTTAATCTTCATACTATGTGCCCTCGGCACTCACCTAATGTTCAGTTAGAAATGTAATGATTTTTAAGTACATTCTCGTTGAGAAATGCTTTTGACACGTTTCATTACAAGCTATCATATGCATAAGGTGCATGTTGTTCCTTATGCGTTTGGTGGTTCTTCCAGTAACTCCTTATGAGTCCAACGTCACGCATTACATTGCGATTAACTAGTACCTTATTACTTATTACTTATTACTCGCGGTTAATCCAAGGTAGTATGATGATATGGTATACTGTCATTAGCCTTTATCACTTCATCCTTCAGGCTTTGTGTGGTATAAGTCCTTTTTTATTTGAGCAAATTATGGGGAGAAGAAAATTGAAGGGATATAGGGTATGGAGTGCAAATAGGGGATATTTGGTGTGTAGGGAGTACaaattctctttttatttttgctatTCACCAGATTCAGCTTATGTTACTTTGAATCGTATTGTTAGATTCTTGCTTCTCCCTTTCAATGTTTTGGAGTTAGggtaataataaaatagtaagtAGGTTTACATCATCTTTAAGATTGGGTTGGCATTGTTACGTTTGAGATGAAATCCTTCACATGTTTTAAGATAAACCCATGTACTCCCATTTGGTACAACCATGCTTGTGGGGTTCTTTCTTTGTTTATGGATTTTGGATTCTGTATTTTTCTTGTCCTTGTTTTGTGTGCGTCTTTGTGACTGTCATTTCCATTGATTCTTAATGTCTTGTGTTGCTTTCTTGAACAGACAGCTGCTGAAAAAGTGAAGGCCAAGATGAAGCTCCAGCTTGATGAAGCAGGTAAGTTACTCGGTCCCATCAGAGAGAGATTACAATGATTCTGCTGTCCATGCTTCTAGCAGTTCAGATCTGATTCTCTCGACAACATCTTTTAAGTGGGAGCTATCTTTGGAATGTTACTGTTAAACGGTGGGGCTGTGTTTTGGCACTTGATGCCTTGGCACTGATTACTGATAATGTAACATCCATCTCATCTTCTTTAAGAACAACGTGCTATTTATGCAAGAAtgtcaaattaaacaaaattaaatcgaCTAATAAACTGATTGAAATACATAAACAGTAAATAAAGAATCCCCGaaaaaaacacttttaaaaTTCAGTTGTCAAAATAAACTGTATCGAAAACTTGTATGACAACCGGATTAAAATTTCAATCATTGCAAGACACCAAAACATCCAGATATCTAACTACTCATCATGCTCATCCGCGAAGAGAAGAAAGAGGGGTGAATAATAGATGAGTCATCCAGTGAAGTATGATATGCTAAACCCGAAGTTCATGGACCTAGACATAGTAttccaaatatatataatttaaccaaATATGTCAAAAAAACGGTACCCAAAGTACCAAAAAACAAACTATGGTCTTAGTCACATACCTGCACAGACTCCTCACTCTCACACCAGAGAGCTTATAGAGTTG
The Brassica napus cultivar Da-Ae chromosome A1, Da-Ae, whole genome shotgun sequence DNA segment above includes these coding regions:
- the LOC125607162 gene encoding two-component response regulator ARR5-like, which encodes MQRSLRILSLSYFPLFFPTLPYKSLLLIPFAKSNLSLSSQIKSRFPLSISIVYRSLIDMAEVLRPEMLDISNDTSSLASPELLHVLAVDDSIVDRKFIERLLRVSSCKVTVVDSATRALQYLGLDGDNSSVGFQDLKINLIMTDYSMPGMTGYELLKKIKESSAFREIPVVIMSSENILPRIDRCLEEGAEDFLLKPVKLADVKRLRDSLMKAEERVFKNIMHKRELEANDIYSQLKRAKI